In one Hemitrygon akajei chromosome 3, sHemAka1.3, whole genome shotgun sequence genomic region, the following are encoded:
- the slirp gene encoding SRA stem-loop-interacting RNA-binding protein, mitochondrial, whose translation MAAPPSRKVFEVFVSRVPWTLASKEIKDYFGQFGSLKKCLLPFDKETGFHKGFCWVSFSTEEGLQNVLQTEVHNIEGAKLQVQRNRKLFLGRKAKKITESAS comes from the exons ATGGCGGCACCACCGTCCAGAAAGGTTTTCGAGGTCTTCGTCTCTCGCGTTCCCTGGACCCTGGCAAGCA AAGAAATCAAGGATTATTTTGGACAGTTTGGATCATTGAAGAAATGTCTTCTTCCATTT GACAAGGAGACTGGATTTCACAAAGGATTTTGTTGGGTCAGCTTCAGTACAGAAGAAGGACTTCAGAATGTGCTGCAGACAGAAGTACATAATATTGAAGGTGCAAAG CTTCAAGTTCAGAGGAACAGAAAATTATTCCTAGGACGAAAAGCCAAGAAAATTACAGAATCAGCAAGTTGA